TTTATCCTTATTGGATAAAAGCACTTAATTGTTGAATATTTAATATCCTGCCTCCTGAAGTAATTCACTAAGTCCTTCCTCTGAGACCACCCGTATTCCATTCCTTTTAAGTAAGGCGGTTGTGACACCATTACCAGGTATTTTCTTACCCTGAAACTCACCGTTATAAATCATAGAACTTCCACAGGAGGGGCTAAACTCCTTTAGTACGACTGCGGTAGTATGGTACTCTTGAGCTTTTCTCAGAGTAATATAGGCTCCCGTTATATATAAATCAGTAACATCTCTACCTG
This genomic stretch from Neobacillus niacini harbors:
- a CDS encoding DUF523 domain-containing protein, with the translated sequence MILVSSCLAGLEVRYNGTHCLNNKISQMIDQKKAITVCPELLGGFSTPREPAEIIGGDGEDVLDGKAKVIEKSGRDVTDLYITGAYITLRKAQEYHTTAVVLKEFSPSCGSSMIYNGEFQGKKIPGNGVTTALLKRNGIRVVSEEGLSELLQEAGY